In Pseudoroseomonas cervicalis, the DNA window GCTGGTCAGCCTGCGCGACGCGGCGGGGCGGGAATGGCTGTGGCAGGCCGGGCCGGAATGGCGGCGCCACGCCCCCTGGCTGTTCCCGATCGTCGGCCGCCTGGCCGGCGACACGCTGCGGCATGAGGGCCAGGCCTATCGCATGGGCCAGCACGGCTTCGCCCGCGACCGCCGCTTCACCTGGCTGTCCCAGACCGCCGATCGCTGCCGGCTGCGCCTGTCCGACGACGCCGAAAGCCGCGCCCTCTACCCCTTCGCCTTCATCCTGGAGCTGGATTTCTCGCTGGCCGGCGGCTGGCTGGTGGCGAAGGCCACCATCGCCAATCCGGGCCGGGTCCCGCTGCCCTTCGCCTTCGGCGCCCACCCGGCCTTCGCCTGGCCGCTGCCCGGCGCCGGGGCGAAGCAGGACCACCGCCTGGTCTTCGCCCAGGCCGAGCCCAACCCCGCCCGCCGCCTGGAAGGCGGGCTGCTGGCGGGGGAGGAGGCGCTGCCCCTGCAGGGGCACGATCTGCCGCTGTCGCCGGCGCTGTTCGGGAAGGATGCGCTGGTGCTGCCAGGGATCGCCAGCCGGGCGCTGCGCTATGTCTCCGAGGCCGGGCCGGAGATCGAGATGCGCTGGGAGAATTACCGGGATTTCGGCCTGTGGTCGAAGCCGGAAGGGGCGGATTTCCTCTGCCTGGAGCCCTGGTGCGGCTATGCCAGCCCGGCCGGGTGGGATGGGGAGTTCTCGGAAAAGCCTGGCATCACCCTGCTGAAGCCGGGGGAAAGCCGGGATTTCACCTGGAGCGTCAGGCCCCAGGGATAGGGCCAGGGGCGCTGCCCCTGGACCCCGCCGGGGTGGCAGGGCCACCCCGGACCCCGCCATCCGTTCGCGCGATGGCTTGAGGCGGAATCGCCGAAAAGCCTGAATCGCGCGATCAGACAAAACCGCGATGGCTTGAGGCGGAATCGCCGAAAAGCCTGAATCGCGCGATCAAACAAAACCGCGATGGCTTGAGGCGGAATCGCCGAAAAGCCTGAATCGCGCGAGCCAGTAAGACCTTACAGGCCGGCGATGACGGCGTCGGCGACGCGGTCCAGCTGCGCCTCGTCCAGATAGGGATGCATCGGCAGCGACAGGATGCGCTGGCAGATATCCTCGGACACCGTCAGCGGCGGCGACTGGCGCAGCCCCTCGGCATGCGCCGCCGCATAGGCCGGCTGGCGGTGCAGCGGCTTCGGATAGTAGATCGCCGAGGGCACGCCGCGCGCCTGCATCGCCGCCTGCACCCGGCCGCGCGTCTCGGCATCCGGCAGCAGGATGGAATACAGCCCCCAGGCGCTCTCCGCCCCGTCCATCTCGCCCGGCACGGTGACATGGCCGGACAGCCGCGCGGCATAATGCCGCGCGACGCGGGTGCGGTCCTTCAGCTCCTGCTCCAGCAGCGGCAGCTTGCACAGCAGGATGGCGGCCTGGATCGTGTCCAGCCGGCCATTCATGCCGGTGCGCTCCACCTCGTAGCGGGTCTTGCCCTCGCCATGCGTGCGCAGGGACCGGTACAGCTCGGCCCGGTCGGCGTCATTGGTCAGGATGGCGCCGCCATCGCCGTAACAGCCCAGCGTCTTGGTGGGGTAGAAGCTGAGCGCGGCGGCATCGCCCCAATTGCCCAGCCGCTTGCCCTGCAGCGCGCCGCCGAAGGCCTGCGCGGCGTCGTCGAGGGCGAACAGCCCCTCCGCCGCGCAGATCGCCTGGATCGCCGGCCAGTCCGCCGGGCGGCCGAACAGGTCGACGCCGACCACGGCGCGCGGGCGCAGCTTGCCTTCCGCCTTCACCAGCGCGATGCGGCGCTTCAGATCCTCGATGTCGATGTTGAAGCCATCCTCGGCCACATCGACGAAGACCGGCGTGGCGCCCAGCACCAGCGGCACCTCGGCCGTCGCGGTGTAGGTGAAGGCGGGCAGGAACACCGCGTCGCCGCGGCCGATGCCCTCCGCCATCATGGCGATCTGCAGCGCATCCGTGCCGGAGGAGACGCCGACCGCATGCGCGCAGCCGGCGAACTCGGCCAGCTTCTCTTCCAGCTCGCGCACATCGGGGCCGTTGATGAAGGCGCCGCTGTCGAGGATGGCGGCGATGCGGCGGTCGATCTCCGGACGGATCAGCGCCTGCTGCGCCTTCATGTCGAACAGCCCGATGGGCCTGGTGGTGGTGTCGGCGGTCATAAGCGGATCGCTCCGTCAATCACAGCGGCCCGGGGCACGCAGCCTCAGGCCTGAATGACGGGGTGATAGGCCGGACCGGCCGCTTCTGGGAAATCACCGCGCGTTTCAAAGGGCAACGTGGCCGCCGCGGGCCGCATCGCCGCCGGGTCCACCGCCGCGTCGCGATAGACGCCGCGCGTGTCGACGATCAGCCGCGCATGCTGGCGCAGCAGCGCCAGATCCATGCCCGGCTGCGGCGTCACCAGCAGCACCGCATCCTGCCCGGCCAGCAGCGCCTCGGTCAGGGGCTGGCTCTCCAGCGCCGGCGCGCTGCCCTGCAGCCGCCTTGTCGCGGGGAAGCGCGGCACCAGCGGGTCGTGATAGGCGAGCTCGGCGCCGCGCGCCGCCAGCAGCCGGAAGATCTCGATCGCCGGGCTCTCCCGCGTATCCGGCACGCCGCTCTTGTAGGCCAGGCCGAGCAGCAGGATGCGCGCCCCGCGCAGCGGGATGCCGCGGGCATCCAGCGCGTCGCGCAGCCGCTCCACCACATAGGCGGGCATGGCGTCGTTCACCCGGCCGGCGAGTTCCACGAAATCGCTCGGCACGCCGAGCTCGCGCGCCTTCCAGGCGAGGTAATAGGGATCGACCGGGATGCAGTGCCCGCCCAGGCCCGGGCCGGGGCGGAAGGGCATGAAGCCGAAGGGCTTGGTGGCGGCGGCGTCGATCACCTCATGCACGTCGAGATCGAGCGCGTGGCTGATCCGCTTCAGCTCGTTCACCAAGCCGATATTCACCGCGCGGAAGACATTCTCATACAGCTTGGCCAGCTCCGCCGCGCGCAGCGAGGAAAGCGGCACCAGCCCCGCCGCCACCGGCCCGTACAGCGCCATGCCCATCTCCAGGCAGGTCGGGGTGGCGCCGGCCAGCAGCTTCGGCACGCGGTGCACCGTGCCCTCGGGGTTGCCGGGATCCTCGCGCTCCGGGCTGTAGAGCAGGAAGGCGTCGCGCCCCGGCGTCAGCCCGGCCGCCAGCAGGGCCGGCAGCAGGAAATCCTCGGTGGTGCCGGGATAGGTGGTGCTTTCGAGGGCCAGGATATGGCCGCGCCGCAGATAGGGGGCGAGGGAAGCGACACTGTCGCGCACCGGGCCCAGATCCGGCTCCTTGTGCGGCCCGACCGGGGTGGGGACGCAGATCACCAGCGCGTCGCAATCGGCGGCCAGGGCCAGGCTGCTATCCGCCTCGATCCCGGCGCGGGCGATGCGCGCATCCTCGATGCCATGCACCGGGCTGCGGCCTTCGCGGATCGCCTCGGTCTTGCTGGTGTCGATGTCGAAGCCGGTGACGGCGAAGCCCTGCTCGGCGAAGCGCAGCGCGAGCGGCAGCCCGGCATAGCCCAGGCCGATCACCCCGATCCGCGCCTGGCGGGCCTTCAGCCGCGCCAGCAGCTGGCGGCGCAATGTCGTGTCGGGATCGGGGGAGAGGGGCGCGCCGCCGGCCCGGCCGGGGCTGCGCGGGCGGGGGCCGGTCTGGTCCGCCGCCGGAATCAGGCGCTGGCGCCTGCGCGGGGGCAGCCCTGCCACCCCCGATGCGTGATGCGTCACGTCTTCCCCTCCGGGTTGTGGTCGAATTCCGGCACCAGCCGGCCAAGCTGCGCGAGCGCCGCCTTGGCCTGGCCGTTGCGGGCGGCGGCGGCGATGGCGTCGATCGCCTGGCCCACCTGGGTGGCATCCGTGGTGCGCGGGGTCGCCACCAGCAGCCCCGCGAATTGCGTCGGCCGCGGCGGCTCCTGCCCGTGGAACAGCTCCTCGAACAGCTTCTCGCCGGGGCGCAGCCCGGTGAAGCGGATCTCGACATCCTCGTCCGGCCGCAGCCCGGCCAGGCGGATCATCCGCCGCGCCATGTCGACGATCTTCACCGGCTTGCCCATGTCGAGCACGAAGATGCCGCCATCGGCCAGCTCCGGCGGCTGGCCCTGCGGATCGGCGACGCCGACCACGCTGGCCTGCAGCACCAGCCCCACCGCCTCGCGCACCGTCATGAAGTAGCGGCGCATATCGGGATGGGTCACGGTCAGCGGCCCGCCGCGCTCCAGCTGCCGGCGGAACAGCGGCACCACCGAGCCGGTGGAGCCCAGCACATTGCCGAAGCGCACCGTGACGCAGCGCATGCCGCCATTCCCCTGGCGCGCCTGCATGTCCAGCGCCTGGCAGTACATCTCCGCCAGCCGCTTCGAAGCCCCCATGACGCTGGTGGGATTCACCGCCTTGTCGGTGCTGATGAACACCATGGCGCGGCAGCCCACGGCGCGCGCCGCATCGGCGATGATGCGGGTGCCCTGGGCGTTGGTCAGCAGCCCTTCCAGCGGGTCGCGCTCGACCATCGGCACATGCTTCAGCGCCGCGGCGTGGAACACCAGCTCGGGCTGCACCTCCTCCATCAGCCGGGCGATGCGCGCGGCGTCGCGCACATCGGCCAGCACGGCGCGGCGCAGCACGCCGGGATGGCTCTCGGCCAGCTCCAGATCGATGCCGTAGAGGGCGAATTCGCCATGGTCGAGCAGCGTCAGCTGCGCCGGGCCCAGCGCCGCCACCTGCCGCGCCAGCTCGCCGCCGATGGTGCCGCCCGCCCCCGTCACCAGCACGCGCCTTCCCTGCACCAGCCGCGCCA includes these proteins:
- a CDS encoding aldose 1-epimerase family protein, which codes for MNADRHRIQRDGLSATIQARGGELVSLRDAAGREWLWQAGPEWRRHAPWLFPIVGRLAGDTLRHEGQAYRMGQHGFARDRRFTWLSQTADRCRLRLSDDAESRALYPFAFILELDFSLAGGWLVAKATIANPGRVPLPFAFGAHPAFAWPLPGAGAKQDHRLVFAQAEPNPARRLEGGLLAGEEALPLQGHDLPLSPALFGKDALVLPGIASRALRYVSEAGPEIEMRWENYRDFGLWSKPEGADFLCLEPWCGYASPAGWDGEFSEKPGITLLKPGESRDFTWSVRPQG
- a CDS encoding DegT/DnrJ/EryC1/StrS aminotransferase family protein, encoding MTADTTTRPIGLFDMKAQQALIRPEIDRRIAAILDSGAFINGPDVRELEEKLAEFAGCAHAVGVSSGTDALQIAMMAEGIGRGDAVFLPAFTYTATAEVPLVLGATPVFVDVAEDGFNIDIEDLKRRIALVKAEGKLRPRAVVGVDLFGRPADWPAIQAICAAEGLFALDDAAQAFGGALQGKRLGNWGDAAALSFYPTKTLGCYGDGGAILTNDADRAELYRSLRTHGEGKTRYEVERTGMNGRLDTIQAAILLCKLPLLEQELKDRTRVARHYAARLSGHVTVPGEMDGAESAWGLYSILLPDAETRGRVQAAMQARGVPSAIYYPKPLHRQPAYAAAHAEGLRQSPPLTVSEDICQRILSLPMHPYLDEAQLDRVADAVIAGL
- a CDS encoding nucleotide sugar dehydrogenase; the protein is MTHHASGVAGLPPRRRQRLIPAADQTGPRPRSPGRAGGAPLSPDPDTTLRRQLLARLKARQARIGVIGLGYAGLPLALRFAEQGFAVTGFDIDTSKTEAIREGRSPVHGIEDARIARAGIEADSSLALAADCDALVICVPTPVGPHKEPDLGPVRDSVASLAPYLRRGHILALESTTYPGTTEDFLLPALLAAGLTPGRDAFLLYSPEREDPGNPEGTVHRVPKLLAGATPTCLEMGMALYGPVAAGLVPLSSLRAAELAKLYENVFRAVNIGLVNELKRISHALDLDVHEVIDAAATKPFGFMPFRPGPGLGGHCIPVDPYYLAWKARELGVPSDFVELAGRVNDAMPAYVVERLRDALDARGIPLRGARILLLGLAYKSGVPDTRESPAIEIFRLLAARGAELAYHDPLVPRFPATRRLQGSAPALESQPLTEALLAGQDAVLLVTPQPGMDLALLRQHARLIVDTRGVYRDAAVDPAAMRPAAATLPFETRGDFPEAAGPAYHPVIQA
- a CDS encoding nucleoside-diphosphate sugar epimerase/dehydratase, which gives rise to MALTRILLNLSLDSALAALALPLAVWMADPAGWPPPPLWWLGAVPGAVAALLLAGLPVRLPQQYWRFAALRDLVAVLVAGIGGALLFAAGLHLLGAWRPGNLAFPLIHAGTLAAALLAPRVIGRLKQSHRVGAASEAPAQPILLIGTGDAADLFIRALLQQRTPGYRVLGILARRPRAAGRRIHGYPILGGFEEASEVLDRLRAERRLPAALVLADPDLQGPELEEMLDVADRHGVLVKRAPRLTALDPAPRAGERARRFDLRPVAIEELLDRPQVPLDREGMARLVQGRRVLVTGAGGTIGGELARQVAALGPAQLTLLDHGEFALYGIDLELAESHPGVLRRAVLADVRDAARIARLMEEVQPELVFHAAALKHVPMVERDPLEGLLTNAQGTRIIADAARAVGCRAMVFISTDKAVNPTSVMGASKRLAEMYCQALDMQARQGNGGMRCVTVRFGNVLGSTGSVVPLFRRQLERGGPLTVTHPDMRRYFMTVREAVGLVLQASVVGVADPQGQPPELADGGIFVLDMGKPVKIVDMARRMIRLAGLRPDEDVEIRFTGLRPGEKLFEELFHGQEPPRPTQFAGLLVATPRTTDATQVGQAIDAIAAAARNGQAKAALAQLGRLVPEFDHNPEGKT